In Papaver somniferum cultivar HN1 chromosome 9, ASM357369v1, whole genome shotgun sequence, the genomic stretch aactttttccacacaactgtagcaacaatatgaaaagagtgtagcaaaaaagtataatctcttattgcagcaataaagattgggtgcaacaatagacttcttgctacataggttatTACGACACTTGTAGgggtttatgccataaccattggatgctgcaatatattaagtttcttATATTGTTTCCTGCATACCTTTAATACATTAAGCGAGAGCCCTTCCACGTGGGAATCCCGGATCACTATGCCTAACTATGTATATAATAGAAACGACATATCTAAAGGTAAAGGTCTTGGCGGTGCCATAGTCAAAAAAGTAACTAAGGTAGGAAAGAATAAAACCTTGAATCCTTAAAGCCAGAGGGACGAAATTACTCGAGTGAAAGGAGATCTTGGTCGTAGTTGATATTAGGTGCACCCCTTATTAACCACTCTAGCTAGGATAATCACTTTGTGTGTCCAAATTTTTTTGAATGTGCCTCTATAAAGGGATCATAGTAAAGAAAGTCTCATAAtcgtataccaaaaaaaaaaaaagtctcgtAATCTTCTTTCCCAAATTGTtaggtagaaattgacgtttagtcctaAAGTTAGAGGGCTTTGAACGCTTTAGTCCACTCATCTGAAGCCTGGTACTAGTTAGTCCAAATATTCCTCGTCCCCGACAGTTTGGTCCAATCATCGGACGAGTTACTCCAAATTCTACCGATTCAGAAAATATAAACTTTCTCGTAATACCCCTAATAACCTTTTAAGCTGTTTCATTACAGGGAGTAACCGATGGCACAGAGTTGGTGAACAAATATAACGGTTTCGATCTTGTAATTGAGGGGAGCCCTTGTAACAACATTACAGGGAGTAACCGATGGCACAGAGTTGGTCTTGAAGGGCCTCAATCCGTTCTTTTCTACCACTATGTTCGAATACTGGTGAGTGTCATACCTCTTATGAGGGAAAACATGTTGTATTAGGCTCACTAAAATAATTTTTCAAGTATCAAACTAATCTGGCAAGTGTAATCTTTTAAAATGGAGTATTATGTAGGTGGAAAAATTAGCTGGAAATCAGTATGTATATACTGCAAAAGAAAACCTACTTCATTTCACAATTATCTTATAAATGCAATTTTGTTATGCTAATCGAATTTAGTTTTCATCCTGTATTCATGGCCACCTGCAGTATGATTTTGTTGATCGAGTAGTTTTCGGATGGATGTACAATTTTCATCTTATATTCCTCTAACGAACCTTCACACGTAATCTAAACAACCCCTCCTGCAAGACTTTCTCCGGTGAAGTTCTGTGTACGGAAGTTAAACTCCTTTTTGAGCTTGAACCATGCTGCCAATCGAACACTATATGGAATGATAAAAATCTTAAGAGGAATCGACGTCCCTCTTCATTGTGTTTTTTGACCTGCCAAATCATAATTTTATCTGTTTTAGCAGACAGTTTTCCAGCATACATAGCAGCCGCCAAAGCATGCCCATCCGCTTCAGCCTGTGCCACTTGCTGTTTTTGGATAGGGCACCACATGCCTATCATCTCCATAGTTAGCTGTGGAGTAGTTGGAGATTTGCATCTCCATATTCCTCTGAAATTTCCATACCGGGAAATTGCAAATTGATTGGTCAGAGAAAACGATTTGGTTGCAATATTATTGCATCCAGTCACGTACAAAGACTATTCCCCTTTGGCAGGATTGTCAAATTTCAGGGCAAATCATAAAGTCAAGGCAATGCATGAGCACAAGTACAAAATCTCCATCACCCACTGGACGAATAAATTTGTGTTAATATGTCAACGATGTATATATAGATAAGATGAATGAGAATGAGATGGCCGCTATTTTGTAGTCTCAAGGATGCCAACCTGCGGAGATGTATATTCTTGCGATCACTACTCCCCACGTTTCTTCATTAGGTAAGGCCGGGAGGAATCACTTGCCGGACTAGTTGCCGGGGAGGACGAACCCAAGATATTTTATCTACGTTTTACGAAATTCTTTAgcgtttttcttatttttatttagataaaaaaaataatgtttctTCGCCTAATTCGTAATAGTTGACTGATACATGAATCACAAACTTTTCTTGCCTATAATGATGCAAGTAAGAAAACTCTTCCTGCTAGACCTTAACCATCTCTACTCGGGCTCTTGAAATGTTGGAAGAATTTCGAAAAATAGAACTATTACAGGTGATCATCTATGGATGTAAGTAAGATAGATAATAGGCGAGCATATGCTCTCAAAACGCATAATATTGTATCCCTATTTTATTCTTGTAAACTAAATCAAAGAAATAAGACGATACATGCCATGCATGAAACATCAAACATTAGAAACAAAAACTACTTGAAATCAAAGTTTGGCATGCAGAACCGAAAGATCCTACCCCATAACGCATGCAAAGGGGAAAGGAAGAACACCAAATAACAGCGTTAGATATAGCTCTAAAAGAGACGGACACTGTAAACACAAAACGTTGATTGCACTACCTAGATACAATCTAGaatatttctgtttgattttgcaGATATTTTAGCAGCATACATAGCAGCCGCCAAAGCATCCGCGTCTGCTGCAGCCTGTTCCACTTGTGATACGGCTGTAGAGCGAGTTCCCAAAGATTGAGTTCCAGAAGAACGAGTTCTAGAAGACTGAACATTTTCATATGGAAGAGTAATACACTGAGGATGGATAGTGATTCCACATGGGTCACATCTGTAACTCCACGAAATGGAAGAAACAAGTTTCTTACAGATAGCACACCAGGAATCGCGAATTTCCGGAACCGATTGAAGCTTCAGTGGGTGGTTTCCGTCAATTAAATGACGCACTTGCAATGGCAATTTGGAGCATACTGGATGAATGAAGAAGTAATGCTTCCCGTAGCGTGTTTCAGCAGCACCAGATGAGCATTTGTAGAAAAGACCTTGTACTTGATCACCACAGACATTGCAAGGACGCGACTGACCATCTGATCCCTTCCACATCCGTTGCAATGGATGATTAGGATGAATGTTAGAGGTGAGATCCTCAGTACATGTTGCGCAATCCTCGTGGAGGTCGAAACCACATTGTTTGCAATGGTATCTAACACCAGAACCATCCATGCCGCATCCATCACATACAAACTCGTCATTATCATAACCTTCGTTTTGTATATCTTCAAAAGCTTGCTTCATTAGGACATGTTGAGGATGGGTGAAGTGCCTCAGAGTTTCTTTCTCTTGGTGTGAAGAAGTCTTTGTTCTTGGAGCCATTCTGCTATGTATCTAATTAGTGGCTTGTTGTGCTGATCATATAGACAATTGCAGATGTTGTATAGATATAATACATATATATACCTTGATTAGTCTACATTGTCAACTGTGGAGTGATTGTAGATTCGTTCCTCGATATGAATTTCCTCACCAAGAAAATTCATTGGTCATACAGAAAACGACTGTCTCAAACAGTATATGCAACCACTATTCACTAATACTCCAAAGATTTGAATGCCAAGACAATGGATATTTATGAATATAGCAAGATTGTCAAATTTGACGGAAAATCATAGAGTATTGACCTTATGGAAATGCACGGGGATAGGATATGCACAAAATCTCTATCACCCAACAAGCCAACTTGCCGAGATATAATCGTAGAGCTGTACATTCTTGCGATCACTGTCGGACTTCCTACATTTCTTCGTTACGTAATAAGACCGAGAACAATCACTAGTTAGACTTTGTTGAATTTTACTATTTTCCTCTCaccaaaaaaaaggatttttcatttttataattgttttttgttaaagggagaacaAAAGCGATCGTAGGAGAGCCGTAATCGATTCGCTAACTAGGTGGATtgatctcctttttcttttttctacctTCAAAATGGCGGTGCTGATGATAATAAGTAGTTCCCTTCCCTAAATCAGGATGCTCGGAGGACACCAAAAGTTCGACATGGGATTAAGTTCACAATCGAGCAGAAAAACCAGATTATTGATTTACTTTCAATGTAACGGTAACATTAGTATGAGAAAAATATAGTTTTTCACAGAAAAGGGAAGTCGAACAACAACCACTTAAACAAAGACAAAAATATAGTTTTTCACATTTTTGAGTTTTATGGTGGCTCATAGATTGGAGGCATCTTCCCAAGGTACTACAAGCGAAAATGGTCCACAAATTTTCTCATATGTTTCCACCTAATaattaaattaaacacaataaaaCGAAAAAATATCAGACCAGAGGTGAATATTTATGAGAATAACTTGACATTTATGTCAAACACCAGTGTTGACTGCCTAATTCAGGGTGAAAGTGGGTCGATTCCTGTGTCCCATCCCATCCGTCTAAAGATAGAGTTTATGATGAGAGTGCTAAACGGATGATTGGCTAACCGAGGAGGAGGAGCCATCCTTTTGATACAGAAGCTAGATATGACCAACACAATGTGCATTTTAGTTTACaggtgaaaattttgaaaaaggaGCATATGATTATCTGACTAGATTAAGCCCCCCGAAAAAATGGTCCTTATCGAGCCAtgattatgcttcaaaaaaaaaatggccaTGATTTTTCCATTTATGACTTAAATTAATACAAAGAAAGTTTTGAGCAAAATGAAACACAATATTTTATTCCTGTAAAGTAAAtcaaagaaatacatcagaactaAAACATTAGATGCTCACTGAAGTAATAGATCCAAACACTACTTGAATTTCAAGTGAGGCACACCGAAATGATCCAACACCATAATGGAAGATAATCTAACACAGAAAGAAGTTCCATCTTCTCTGGTGCATCATCTAAATGAGATTTTTTAGAataaatttatttgtttttgcagACATTTTAGCAGCGTACATAGCAGCTGCCAAAGCCTCTGCATCGGCTTCTGCTTGTTCCACTTGTGATAGAGCCGAAGAACGAGTCCCAGAAGAATGATGAACATTCTCCTTTGGAAGAGTAATACACTGGGGATGGATAACGAGAGCATATGAATCAGATCTGTAACTCCAAGAAGAGGGTGAAACAAGGTTCCTACAGATTGCACACCAGGTATCATCAGGAATAGCCGGAACCGATTGAAGGTTGAGAATCAGTTGAGCTGGAAGTTTTGCACATGAAGGGTGGAGGAAGAAGTAATGCCCCTCATCGTCGTAGCTTTTTTCAGCATCACCGGATGAGCATTTGTAGAAGAGACTTTTGACTTCATCACCACAAACATCGCAAGGACGCCATCCGTAACTCTCTGGTCCTTCCCATATCCTTTCCAATGGATGGTTAGGGTGAATGAAAGAGGTGAGCTGCTCAGGACATGTACCGCAATCCACATGCAGATCGAAACCGCATGGCTTGCAATGGTATCTAACACCAGTACCATCCATACCGCAGCCATCACATCCAAACCTGTTACTCGTATAAACTGTTTGATCTAAAGCTTCCTTGACAAGAACATGAGGATGAGTAAAATGTCGCAGAGTTTCGTTTCCACCCGGTGAATAATTAGTCTTCGCGGAGTTCCTTGGAGCCATTGATTATGTCTCTCTCTATCTTAATTTCTCTACTTGATCTGTGTATACACCAGGCTTGTTGTGATTATATAGACAACTATATTAAATACTTAGTCAACTGTCGACTTTGCATACCCACTAGGCCACTATGCACGTCTTAGATCGGAGATGATCTTCCTAGACAAATCATATTGACTGGTCAGCGAAACTGGCATTATTAAGCAGAACAAAGACTTTTTGAAACAGCCGAGTGgattaatacaaaagaaaattaataaTATAGTTGACTAAAATGTGGACGGCCCCTTTGGAAgattaagagcatccacagtgggcgactaaacccaaatatttggtttatTAACGAGACGTAGTGGGACGGATTATCGATTAAATCCTGACCATCGACTATatttcagactatatttggtctgggaccaagactaaacccaaatttgatcgcgTGGACCTGAaggctacgccccacaccaggcgtacatTTAGTTtacgccccacatcaggcgtgTTTTTAATCTCCGcgccatttttttgtttttcaattttgtatggggcggacgTTTACTCCTCCGCCCCATAAGATTACTTTGATTCTTTAGTGGGACGGGCGGATCTTTAATCGTccgccccaatttttttttttttttttttttataaaacaacGGGCGGATGCACAGTGttacgctcgatcaaatttagtcttgcacccgtagcgtcacacaccagactaaactcaaatttagtcgttttttttggtctttgatctttggttatactcgcaccactgcagttgctctaaagaACTCAAagaattgatttatttatttttattttttttaatcttcttGGGTCAAATTGTCAATAATACATGTAGATAAGAATATCCGTCATGTTTGGTTGAATCATTTGTGGGCATATATTGACAGTACTATCAAACAATCCGTCGTCCTTACCTAACTTTAAATGGTGCGcgaaaaagaaaatactaaattgATAGAGAGAAAATTCCAAAGTAAAATTTTGTGTGAGAGAATAATACTAAAATAGAATAATACTAAAATACCAGTGCTACGGTGTGAACTGCTGACCGATAAAACACGAAACACTGCTGATTGCATTATGGGTTATACatcattttcttttttctgaaatattatacgtcatttttttgttggaatgttatTTTTGAGACATACACATggttttagtggttgcataaccaAATTAGTGGATGTATGAACTAAAATACAACTGTATAAACTGTTATGTATCCTTTTCGGTGGATCCAAAATTCGTTAtgcatcttctttttttttgttggagtgATATTTTTAGGCATAAACTACATCAATTTCGGAAAAAAGGATATTTTCACAGTTTCATTTTTGCTTAAAAATAGGGAAAATTGGAAAGGTGATATCATCAGTTGGATGCCTAAATTAATCACCATGATGAATACCGAAGGCTAAAAGCCCATCGGTTCATAACGTGTCGACCCAAGTTACAACGATCATGTCGCAATAGAATAATTACTATTAATCATCATCATTAATTAGGAATAGATCCCGTCTTAAGTTGTAAGTTTAGACTCTGACCAAGCTACCCAGCATATACCTCTCTTTCCCTGGAAGTCGTGTTGATCAGAATGTAGACAAAGCCAACTGCACA encodes the following:
- the LOC113311285 gene encoding uncharacterized protein LOC113311285 is translated as MAPRTKTSSHQEKETLRHFTHPQHVLMKQAFEDIQNEGYDNDEFVCDGCGMDGSGVRYHCKQCGFDLHEDCATCTEDLTSNIHPNHPLQRMWKGSDGQSRPCNVCGDQVQGLFYKCSSGAAETRYGKHYFFIHPVCSKLPLQVRHLIDGNHPLKLQSVPEIRDSWCAICKKLVSSISWSYRCDPCGITIHPQCITLPYENVQSSRTRSSGTQSLGTRSTAVSQVEQAAADADALAAAMYAAKISAKSNRNILDCI
- the LOC113307590 gene encoding uncharacterized protein LOC113307590, producing the protein MAPRNSAKTNYSPGGNETLRHFTHPHVLVKEALDQTVYTSNRFGCDGCGMDGTGVRYHCKPCGFDLHVDCGTCPEQLTSFIHPNHPLERIWEGPESYGWRPCDVCGDEVKSLFYKCSSGDAEKSYDDEGHYFFLHPSCAKLPAQLILNLQSVPAIPDDTWCAICRNLVSPSSWSYRSDSYALVIHPQCITLPKENVHHSSGTRSSALSQVEQAEADAEALAAAMYAAKMSAKTNKFILKNLI